GCAAGTGGTTCCGCTGGGCGGTCTTGCCGCTGGACAGGACGCTGGAAGCGGAGATTTACCGGGACAGGGACTTGAAACGCTGTGCGGAGTGCGGCGGTGTGTTCGTCCCGAAGTCCAACCGGGGCAAATACTGCCCGGACTGCGCCGCCAGAGTTCACAGGCGGCAGAAAACAGAAAGTGAACGGAAAAGGAGGTCTGCTGTGGACAGTTAAGAGCGGGAAAAGCCTTGATTTGCAAGGCTCCGCAAGCCCTCAACCGGGGCGGCTGGTATCATTTATCATTCGCCCCGGAAAACGGGCCTCTAACCGTCCACAAAACACGCTATGACAAACACGATTTATATTCACCAGCCGGAAAAGGCGTTCAGTTTCACCCGGCTCCCCAATTTCCTTTTTGAAGCACCCACATTCCAGCCCTTGAGCAACGAAGCGAAGGTGCTGTATGCCTTTGTCCTGCGCCGGGCGGAGTTGTCCCGGAAGAACGGCTGGGCGGACGAGTACGGGCGGGTCTACCTGTACTACCCCATCTGCGAGGTGGTCGCTTTGCTCCGCTGCGGGCGGCAGAAAGCGGTCAACACCCTGCGGGAGTTGCAGTATGCGGGGCTGGTGGAAATCCAGAAACAGGGCTGTGGAAAACCCAACCGCATTTACCCGAAATCCTATGAAGCGGTTCCAAACACCGACTTCAAGAAAT
This window of the Oscillospiraceae bacterium genome carries:
- a CDS encoding transposase, translated to MSKRPYQHLPPLEHRPDGSPYRITPPQKRRASGLIRRECCNCEDGNCLALDDGDTCACPQMISFSVCCKWFRWAVLPLDRTLEAEIYRDRDLKRCAECGGVFVPKSNRGKYCPDCAARVHRRQKTESERKRRSAVDS